A window from Vigna angularis cultivar LongXiaoDou No.4 chromosome 7, ASM1680809v1, whole genome shotgun sequence encodes these proteins:
- the LOC108336333 gene encoding HMG-Y-related protein A, translating into MATEEVNKPQSLPPYPELILKAIEALSEPSGSSKSAISKYIEAIYGELTDSTVLGNELNKMKESGELVFNKNNYMKADPSAPPKRGRGRPPKPKAPVPPGTVVSPPRPRGRPPKDPNAPPKSPKPKPTPGSGRPRGRPKKIPRSPTAAYPAAVSSGRPRGRPPKVKPQLTEVSVES; encoded by the exons ATGGCCACTGAAGAGGTTAATAAACCTCAGTCACTTCCTCCATACCCCGAG CTGATACTGAAAGCGATTGAAGCTCTGAGTGAACCAAGTGGATCCAGCAAATCAGCAATATCAAAGTACATAGAAGCGATCTATGGTGAGTTGACAGACTCAACCGTTTTGGGTAATGAACTGAACAAGATGAAAGAGAGTGGAGAGCTTGTGTTCAATAAGAACAACTACATGAAAGCTGACCCAAGTGCCCCACCAAAGAGGGGCCGTGGAAGACCACCAAAGCCAAAGGCCCCTGTGCCACCAGGCACCGTCGTCTCCCCTCCGCGACCAAGGGGTCGTCCCCCAAAGGACCCAAACGCGCCTCCGAAGTCTCCAAAGCCAAAGCCCACCCCTGGAAGTGGCAGGCCAAGGGGGAGGCCAAAGAAGATTCCTCGGTCTCCGACGGCGGCGTATCCGGCCGCCGTATCCAGCGGAAGGCCCAGGGGTAGGCCTCCAAAGGTGAAGCCTCAGTTGACAGAAGTGAGCGTTGAGTCATag
- the LOC108336612 gene encoding uncharacterized protein LOC108336612 has translation MIKLLFFVFWLLNSHDSHRVNAIHIDDLEIERQLQVLNKPSRKSIQTEFGYIIDCVDIYKQPAFDHPLLKNHTLQRKPSFQNSFRKTSVNNSSNKLIFGLQKEKCPMGTVPIRRTTKDDLIQGKSLLYIYNQSLVQDNPGVHMAELYVIEEMGPFYQVKGISSVYNPRVLKKNVNQVSISHIWVENDHGTNKIAFGWQVAPELYGRDTGTHLFSIWTTDNFNHTGCYNQQCRGFVQTNRDKFLGSRLSKTSVYGGTTVEISISITVVEFRINYVDPQSKNWWLNIDGRDIGYYPGEIFWNMASGDRVGWGGRTKTPAGLPSPQMGSGNLPDGNFQHAAYFKGMAFTDDERDIEPNKHDTETSIDNSDCFDLDFYYDNHGFGDSLQYGGPGGVCGD, from the exons ATGATCAAGTTATTATTCTTTGTGTTTTGGTTGTTAAATAGCCATGATAGTCATAGAGTTAATGCTATTCACATAGATGATTTGGAGATAGAAAGACAATTGCAAGTTCTTAACAAACCCTCACGCAAGAGTATTCAA acaGAATTTGGATATATTATTGATTGCGTTGATATTTATAAACAACCAGCATTTGATCATCCTTTATTAAAAAACCACACATTACAG aGAAAACCTAGTTTCCAAAATTCATTTAGAAAAACAAGTGTGAATAATTCATCAAATAAACTCATATTTGgacttcaaaaagaaaaatgtccAATGGGAACCGTTCCCATTAGGAGAACAACAAAAGATGATCTCATTCAAGGAAAATCATTATTGTATATCTATAATCAAAGTTTGGTTCAAGATAATCCCGGTGTTcat atGGCAGAACTATATGTGATAGAAGAAATGGGTCCTTTTTATCAAGTTAAGGGGATAAGCAGTGTTTATAATCCAAGAGTTcttaagaaaaatgtaaatcaaGTAAGCATTTCTCATATATGGGTTGAGAACGATCACGGCACTAACAAAATCGCATTTGGATGGCAG GTGGCTCCAGAATTGTATGGTCGTGACACTGGAACTCATCTCTTTTCAATATGGACA ACGGATAATTTCAACCATACAGGATGCTACAATCAACAATGTCGAGGCTTTGTCCAAACTAATCGAGATAAGTTCCTCGGTTCACGCTTGTCCAAGACATCTGTTTACGGAGGAACGACAGTGGAGATTTCAATTTCGATTACTGTGGTCGAGTTCAGAATCAACTACGTA GATCCACAAAGTAAAAATTGGTGGTTGAATATCGATGGGCGAGATATTGGATATTATCCAGGAGAAATATTCTGGAACATGGCCTCAGGAGATCGAGTGGGGTGGGGCGGAAGAACAAAGACTCCTGCTGGCCTTCCTAGTCCTCAAATGGGATCTGGAAATTTGCCAGATGGGAACTTTCAACATGCAGCCTACTTTAAGGGTATGGCATTTACAGATGATGAGAGAGATATCGAACCTAACAAACACGATACAGAGACATCCATCGACAATTCTGATTGTTTTGATCTCGATTTCTATTATGATAACCACGGCTTCGGAGATTCTCTCCAATATGGGGGACCCGGTGGCGTCTGTGGCGATTGA
- the LOC108336357 gene encoding ADP-ribosylation factor-like protein 8c: protein MGLWDSFLNWLRSLFFKQEMELSLVGLQNAGKTSLVNSIATGGYSEDMIPTVGFNMRKVTKGNVTIKLWDLGGQRRFRTMWERYCRGVSAIVYVVDVADRDSVLISRSELHELLTKPSLGGIPLLVLGNKIDKSEALSKQALVDQLGLESIKEREVCCYMISCKDSVNIDVVIDWLIKHSRTAK, encoded by the exons ATGGGTCTTTGGGATTCCTTCCTCAATTGGCTCCGCAG CTTGTTTTTCAAACAGGAGATGGAACTTTCCCTGGTTGGCCTTCAGAATGCTGGGAAGACTTCTCTTGTCAATTCAATTGCC ACTGGGGGCTACAGTGAGGACATGATTCCAACT GTTGGGTTCAACATGAGAAAAGTGACCAAGGGAAATGTCACGATAAAGCTTTGGGACCTTGGTGGACAGAGGAGGTTCCGAACCATGTGGGAGCGATACTGTCGCGGTGTCTCTGCCATTGT GTATGTTGTAGATGTTGCTGATAGAGATAGTGTTCTTATTTCTCGAAGCGAGTTACATGAGCTGTTGACAAAACCTTCTTTGGGTGGGATTCCCTTGCTTGTTCTCGGAAACAAAATTGACAAGTCAGAAGCTCTTTCTAAGCAAGCATTGGTTGATCAGCT AGGACTTGAGTCAATAAAAGAAAGGGAGGTATGCTGCTATATGATTTCATGCAAGGACTCTGTAAACATAGATGTGGTCATTGACTGGCTCATCAAACACTCAAGAACTGCAAAATGA